The following are encoded together in the Actinoplanes sp. N902-109 genome:
- the nusA gene encoding transcription termination factor NusA: protein MNIDLAALRALEREREIPFETILAAIETALLTAYRHTDGAEPHARVEIDRKNGAALVFAQELDGDGTVVREWDDTPHDFGRIAAMTAKQVILQRLREATDEAHFGEYAGRDGDLITGIVQADAARAEKGIVIVDLGKLEAVLPQAEQVPGETYDHGSRIRAIVVHVAKGFRGPQITLSRSHPALVKKLFALEVPEIADGVVEIAAIAREAGHRTKIAVHSTVPGVNAKGACIGPMGQRVRAVMSELHGEKIDIIDWSEDPAQFVGNALSPAKALRVEVVDLATRTARVTVPDFQLSLAIGREGQNARLAARLTGWRIDIRPDNEPSPAAERDAAETGS from the coding sequence GTGAACATCGACCTCGCGGCGCTGCGCGCCCTGGAGCGCGAGCGGGAGATCCCGTTCGAGACGATCCTCGCGGCGATCGAGACCGCGCTGCTCACCGCTTATCGGCACACCGACGGCGCCGAGCCGCACGCGCGCGTCGAGATCGACCGCAAGAACGGTGCCGCACTGGTCTTCGCCCAGGAGCTGGACGGCGACGGCACGGTCGTGCGCGAGTGGGACGACACCCCGCACGACTTCGGGCGGATCGCCGCCATGACGGCCAAGCAGGTCATCCTGCAACGGCTGCGGGAGGCCACCGACGAGGCCCACTTCGGCGAGTACGCCGGCCGCGACGGCGACCTGATCACCGGCATCGTGCAGGCCGACGCCGCCCGGGCCGAGAAGGGCATCGTCATCGTCGACCTGGGCAAGCTGGAGGCGGTGCTGCCGCAGGCCGAGCAGGTCCCCGGGGAGACGTACGACCACGGGTCCCGGATCCGGGCGATCGTGGTGCACGTGGCCAAGGGCTTCCGTGGCCCGCAGATCACCCTGTCGCGCTCGCACCCGGCCCTGGTGAAGAAGCTCTTCGCGCTCGAGGTGCCGGAGATCGCCGACGGTGTGGTGGAGATCGCGGCGATCGCACGTGAGGCTGGTCACCGTACGAAGATCGCGGTCCACTCGACGGTGCCCGGGGTCAACGCCAAGGGCGCCTGCATCGGCCCGATGGGCCAGCGGGTCCGCGCGGTGATGTCCGAGCTGCACGGCGAGAAGATCGACATCATCGACTGGTCGGAGGACCCGGCGCAGTTCGTCGGCAATGCCCTCTCACCTGCGAAGGCGCTCCGGGTCGAGGTCGTCGACCTGGCCACGCGCACGGCCCGGGTGACCGTCCCGGACTTCCAGTTGTCGTTGGCGATCGGTCGCGAGGGGCAGAACGCCCGGCTCGCTGCCCGGCTCACCGGGTGGCGGATCGACATCCGTCCGGACAACGAGCCGTCGCCGGCCGCGGAGCGGGATGCCGCCGAGACCGGAAGCTGA
- a CDS encoding YlxR family protein, whose product MPPRPEADRIRENRVRGVDFARVGPMRVPERTCVGCRLRAPATELLRFVAVEAGDLLQLQPDPDRRLPGRGAHLHLDPACFAQAERRRAFGRALRLTGVADTGLLAEHIRTAALCGTTDDEASVPRHDPAR is encoded by the coding sequence ATGCCGCCGAGACCGGAAGCTGACCGGATACGCGAGAACCGCGTCCGAGGAGTAGACTTTGCTCGGGTCGGCCCGATGCGAGTTCCTGAACGAACCTGTGTCGGTTGTCGCTTACGCGCGCCGGCCACTGAATTACTGCGGTTCGTCGCGGTGGAAGCGGGAGATCTTCTCCAGCTTCAGCCCGATCCGGACCGTCGGCTGCCGGGTCGGGGAGCGCATCTGCATCTTGATCCGGCCTGCTTCGCGCAGGCGGAGCGGCGTCGCGCCTTCGGGCGTGCGTTGCGTCTCACCGGTGTTGCTGACACCGGCTTGCTTGCCGAGCACATCCGCACGGCTGCGCTGTGCGGAACGACCGATGACGAGGCGTCGGTGCCCCGTCACGACCCAGCAAGGTAG
- a CDS encoding DUF503 domain-containing protein — protein sequence MYTETAVFDILLPDDSRSLKQKRSYVRPILAMVRKFEVSVAEVGMHDLVGRARIGVAVVAAEPAQARAVVDTCENQIAGRPEIELLSVKRRLYGEDDDE from the coding sequence ATGTACACGGAGACTGCGGTATTCGACATTCTTCTGCCCGATGACTCCCGCTCGCTGAAGCAGAAGCGTTCCTACGTCCGGCCGATCCTCGCGATGGTGCGCAAGTTCGAGGTCAGCGTGGCCGAGGTCGGCATGCACGATCTGGTCGGCCGGGCCCGCATCGGGGTGGCGGTGGTGGCCGCCGAGCCGGCCCAGGCCCGCGCTGTGGTCGACACCTGTGAGAACCAGATCGCCGGGCGGCCCGAGATCGAGTTGCTCTCGGTCAAGCGCCGGCTCTACGGCGAGGACGACGACGAGTAG
- the map gene encoding type I methionyl aminopeptidase, whose product MTVRAPLTPGKLSPWRAVPPQIARPEYVGKKRPKEWRGSHVQTPETIDKMRVAGRLAAQATQLAGEHCKPGVTTDEIDRVVHEFLVDNGAYPSTLGYKGFPKSCCTSLNEVICHGIPDTTVLEDGDIINVDVTAFIDGVHGDTDATFVVGDAGEEVRLLVERTHEAMMRGIRAVAPGRPINAIGRVIEAYARRFGYGVVRDFTGHGIGETFHSGLYIPHYDNPRLDTVMEEGMTFTIEPMITLGTHEYEMWRDGWTVVTKDRSWTAQFEHTLVVTADGSEILTLP is encoded by the coding sequence ATGACCGTTCGTGCCCCGCTGACCCCGGGAAAGCTCTCGCCATGGCGGGCGGTGCCACCGCAGATCGCCCGTCCTGAGTACGTCGGCAAGAAGCGCCCGAAAGAGTGGCGCGGGTCGCACGTGCAGACGCCGGAGACGATCGACAAGATGCGCGTCGCCGGCCGGCTCGCCGCCCAGGCGACCCAGCTCGCGGGCGAGCACTGCAAGCCCGGGGTGACCACGGACGAGATCGACCGGGTGGTGCACGAGTTCCTCGTCGACAACGGTGCCTACCCGTCCACGCTGGGCTACAAGGGCTTCCCCAAGTCCTGCTGCACGTCGCTCAACGAGGTCATCTGTCACGGGATCCCGGACACCACGGTGCTGGAGGACGGCGACATCATCAACGTCGACGTCACCGCGTTCATCGACGGGGTGCACGGCGACACCGATGCCACCTTTGTGGTCGGCGACGCCGGCGAGGAGGTGCGGCTGCTGGTCGAGCGCACCCACGAGGCGATGATGCGGGGCATCCGCGCGGTTGCCCCGGGCCGCCCGATCAACGCCATCGGCCGGGTCATCGAGGCCTACGCCCGGCGCTTCGGCTACGGCGTGGTGCGTGACTTCACCGGGCACGGCATCGGCGAGACGTTCCACAGCGGTCTCTACATCCCGCACTACGACAACCCGCGGCTGGACACGGTGATGGAGGAGGGCATGACCTTCACCATCGAGCCGATGATCACGCTGGGCACCCATGAGTACGAGATGTGGCGGGACGGCTGGACCGTGGTGACCAAGGACCGCAGCTGGACGGCGCAGTTCGAGCACACGCTCGTGGTCACCGCCGACGGCTCCGAGATCCTGACCCTGCCCTGA
- the infB gene encoding translation initiation factor IF-2: MPGKARVHELAKELGVDSKTVLAKLKEMGEFVKSASSTVEAPVARRLRGALEASNGSAAPAASSAAPSAPAPSASTPSGPRPNPMTARPQPPRRPTPAPAPGVPSTPVSPAPASAAPSRPSPASRPPVPGRPGPRPGPVAKPASAHDIEVAAAEARASALKAEQEAAVKAAQAARTRDAERRAQQPPADGGTSRPRPGPGSVPPRPGSPAAARPAAPGAPAPGRPAPGGTPRPPARGPGNNPFGVSGGGSPRPTPASMPRPNQPGMPPRPSPASMPPRPSPASMPSQRPGRPAGPGTGRPGGPGGGGRGPGGGGGGFRPGGGGGAGGGYRGGPGGGGGGGGYRGGPGGGGGGAGGGFRPGGGGGGPVGGAPGRPGGGGRGRGGGAAGAFGRPGGRPTRGRKSKKQRRQEFDNLSAPQMSSGAPRGQGQEIRLSRGASLSDFADKINANPGSLVQEMFNLGEMVTATQSCSDDTLLLLGEHLGFNVQIVSPEDEDRELLAQFNIDLDAAVDEDRLVVRPPVVTVMGHVDHGKTKLLDAIRKTNVVAGEAGGITQHIGAYQVAYEHNGVDRAITFLDTPGHEAFTAMRARGAQATDIVILVVAADDGVMPQTVEALNHAKAAEVPIVVAVNKIDKPGANPDKVRQQLTDYGLLAEEYGGDTMFVNVAAKPGIGIDDLLEAVLLTADASLELTAPTDGPAQGVVVESHLDKGRGAVATVLVQKGTLRAGDSIVAGGAHGRVRAMLDENGNTVAEAEPARPVLVLGLTSVPGAGDTFLAAEDDRTVRQIAEQRQARRRAASFANSRGRATLETLMEQLKEGEKTSLTLLIKGDSSGSVEALEDALFKIEIPDEIQLKVIHRGVGAITESDVNLASASSEQIATIIGFNVRASNKVKELADRAGVEIRYYSVIYQAIEEIEAALKGLLKPEYEEVEMGTAEIREVFRSSKIGLIAGCMVRSGVIKRNGKARVLRDGVVVADNVTINSLRRFKDDATEVREGFECGVTFSGFGTPQIGDVFETFEMREKPRA; encoded by the coding sequence GTGCCAGGCAAGGCCCGCGTACACGAGCTCGCGAAGGAGCTCGGGGTCGACAGCAAGACCGTTCTCGCCAAGCTCAAGGAGATGGGCGAGTTCGTCAAATCCGCATCCAGCACGGTTGAGGCCCCCGTGGCCCGGCGACTGCGTGGTGCGCTCGAGGCGTCGAACGGATCCGCCGCACCTGCGGCGTCCTCGGCGGCCCCCAGCGCTCCCGCGCCCAGCGCCTCCACGCCCAGTGGCCCCCGTCCCAACCCGATGACCGCACGGCCCCAGCCGCCGCGGCGTCCGACTCCGGCTCCGGCTCCGGGTGTGCCCAGCACGCCCGTGTCGCCGGCGCCTGCTTCCGCCGCGCCGTCGCGGCCCTCCCCGGCCAGCCGGCCGCCGGTACCCGGTCGTCCGGGTCCCCGGCCCGGCCCGGTTGCCAAGCCGGCGAGTGCACACGACATCGAGGTGGCGGCTGCCGAGGCCCGCGCGTCGGCTCTCAAGGCCGAGCAGGAGGCCGCGGTCAAGGCCGCTCAGGCCGCCCGCACCCGGGACGCCGAACGCCGGGCGCAACAGCCCCCGGCCGACGGTGGCACCTCGCGTCCGCGTCCGGGCCCCGGCTCGGTCCCGCCGCGTCCCGGTTCGCCGGCCGCCGCGCGTCCGGCCGCTCCCGGTGCACCCGCTCCGGGCCGCCCGGCCCCGGGTGGCACGCCGCGACCGCCGGCGCGCGGTCCCGGCAACAACCCGTTCGGTGTCTCCGGTGGCGGCAGCCCCCGGCCGACCCCGGCGTCGATGCCGCGTCCCAACCAGCCCGGCATGCCGCCGCGGCCGAGCCCGGCGTCCATGCCGCCGCGGCCCAGCCCCGCGTCCATGCCGTCGCAGCGTCCCGGCCGTCCGGCCGGACCCGGCACCGGCCGCCCCGGCGGTCCCGGTGGCGGCGGTCGCGGTCCCGGTGGCGGCGGTGGCGGTTTCCGTCCCGGCGGCGGCGGTGGCGCCGGCGGTGGTTACCGCGGCGGTCCCGGTGGCGGTGGCGGCGGCGGTGGTTACCGCGGTGGCCCCGGTGGCGGTGGCGGCGGCGCTGGTGGCGGTTTCCGTCCCGGTGGCGGTGGCGGCGGTCCCGTCGGTGGCGCTCCCGGGCGTCCCGGTGGTGGCGGTCGTGGCCGTGGCGGCGGTGCCGCGGGTGCCTTCGGGCGTCCGGGTGGCCGGCCGACCCGTGGCCGCAAGTCGAAGAAGCAGCGGCGTCAAGAGTTCGACAACCTGTCGGCTCCGCAGATGAGCTCGGGTGCTCCGCGCGGTCAGGGTCAGGAGATCCGGCTGTCGCGTGGCGCCTCGCTGTCCGACTTCGCCGACAAGATCAACGCGAACCCCGGCTCGCTGGTCCAGGAGATGTTCAACCTGGGCGAGATGGTGACGGCGACGCAGTCGTGCTCCGACGACACGCTGCTGCTGCTGGGTGAGCACCTGGGCTTCAACGTCCAGATCGTCAGCCCCGAGGACGAGGACCGTGAGCTGCTCGCGCAGTTCAACATCGACCTCGACGCCGCGGTGGACGAGGACCGCCTGGTCGTCCGGCCGCCGGTCGTGACCGTCATGGGTCACGTCGACCACGGCAAGACGAAGCTGCTCGACGCGATCCGCAAGACCAACGTGGTCGCCGGCGAGGCGGGTGGCATCACCCAGCACATCGGTGCCTACCAGGTCGCCTACGAGCACAACGGCGTCGATCGGGCGATCACGTTCCTGGACACCCCGGGTCACGAGGCGTTCACCGCCATGCGTGCCCGTGGTGCCCAGGCGACGGACATCGTCATCCTGGTGGTCGCGGCCGACGACGGCGTGATGCCGCAGACGGTCGAGGCGCTCAACCACGCGAAGGCCGCCGAGGTCCCGATCGTGGTCGCGGTCAACAAGATCGACAAGCCGGGCGCCAACCCGGACAAGGTGCGCCAGCAGCTCACCGATTACGGCCTGCTCGCCGAGGAGTACGGCGGCGACACGATGTTCGTCAACGTCGCGGCGAAGCCCGGCATCGGCATCGACGACCTGCTCGAGGCCGTCCTGCTGACCGCCGACGCGTCGCTGGAGCTGACCGCTCCGACCGACGGCCCCGCCCAGGGTGTCGTGGTGGAGTCGCACCTGGACAAGGGCCGCGGTGCGGTCGCCACCGTCCTGGTGCAGAAGGGCACGCTCCGGGCCGGCGACTCGATCGTGGCGGGCGGCGCGCACGGCCGCGTCCGTGCCATGCTCGACGAGAACGGCAACACCGTGGCCGAGGCCGAGCCGGCACGTCCGGTCCTGGTCCTGGGTCTCACCTCGGTGCCGGGCGCGGGCGACACGTTCCTCGCCGCCGAGGACGACCGCACGGTGCGGCAGATCGCCGAGCAGCGGCAGGCCCGTCGCCGGGCGGCGAGCTTCGCCAACTCGCGCGGCCGGGCCACTCTCGAGACGCTCATGGAGCAGCTCAAGGAGGGCGAGAAGACGTCGCTCACGCTGCTCATCAAGGGTGACTCCTCCGGTTCGGTGGAGGCTCTCGAGGATGCGCTGTTCAAGATCGAGATTCCGGACGAGATCCAGCTCAAGGTCATCCACCGCGGCGTCGGTGCGATCACCGAGAGCGACGTCAACCTGGCGTCGGCCTCGTCGGAGCAGATCGCGACGATCATCGGCTTCAACGTCCGGGCGTCGAACAAGGTCAAGGAGCTCGCCGACCGCGCCGGCGTGGAGATCCGCTACTACAGCGTGATCTACCAGGCCATCGAGGAGATCGAGGCGGCGCTCAAGGGCCTGCTCAAGCCGGAGTACGAAGAGGTCGAGATGGGCACCGCGGAGATCCGCGAGGTCTTCCGCTCGTCCAAGATCGGTCTCATCGCCGGTTGTATGGTCCGCTCGGGTGTCATCAAGCGGAACGGCAAGGCCCGGGTGCTGCGCGACGGGGTCGTCGTGGCGGACAACGTCACGATCAACTCGCTGCGCCGCTTCAAGGACGACGCGACCGAGGTCCGCGAGGGCTTCGAGTGCGGTGTCACGTTCTCCGGGTTCGGCACGCCGCAGATCGGCGACGTGTTCGAGACCTTCGAGATGCGCGAGAAGCCGCGCGCCTGA
- a CDS encoding TRM11 family methyltransferase has product MSRYALLLAPSANRVYADQAGRLSRAELAAFSRVLSAPLGDIAEATIGGVGYLTFDGELSAGDIAYLSNLSAGYALFERVEDELLRPVVLTPLARFDSDLITIPKYAGKTNEQFTKLLLNLTVLGSAAAGRMLTGGLTVLDPLAGRGTTLNQALMYGYDALGVEIDGKDVEAYKLFLQTWLKRKRLKHSAELVPVRRQGRRAARRLEVTLAASKDDHKAGVVRKVTVLNADTTQLDGLLRAGCADVLVTDLPYGVAHGSYDDAGGLTRSPLDLLERAVPQWLPLLREGGALGLSWNTKVAKRELAEDILLANGLELVAHEELSHRVDQGIERDVVVARKSG; this is encoded by the coding sequence ATGTCCCGCTACGCCCTGCTGCTCGCTCCGTCCGCCAACCGCGTCTACGCCGACCAGGCCGGTCGGCTGTCCCGCGCCGAGCTGGCCGCGTTCTCGCGCGTGCTGTCCGCACCGCTCGGCGACATCGCGGAGGCCACGATCGGTGGCGTCGGTTACCTCACCTTCGACGGCGAGCTCTCGGCGGGTGACATCGCCTACCTGTCGAACCTGTCGGCCGGCTACGCCCTGTTCGAGCGGGTCGAGGACGAGCTGCTGCGGCCGGTCGTGCTGACCCCGCTGGCCCGCTTCGACAGCGACCTGATCACGATCCCCAAGTACGCCGGCAAGACCAACGAGCAGTTCACCAAGCTGCTGCTCAATCTCACCGTGCTCGGCTCGGCCGCGGCCGGCCGGATGCTCACCGGCGGGCTCACCGTGCTCGACCCGCTGGCCGGTCGCGGCACCACGCTCAACCAGGCGCTCATGTACGGCTACGACGCGCTGGGCGTGGAGATCGACGGCAAGGACGTCGAGGCGTACAAGTTGTTCCTGCAGACCTGGCTGAAGCGCAAGCGGCTCAAGCACAGCGCGGAGCTGGTGCCGGTGCGCCGTCAGGGCCGCCGGGCCGCCCGGCGGTTGGAGGTGACGCTGGCCGCCAGCAAGGACGATCACAAGGCCGGTGTGGTGCGCAAGGTCACGGTGCTGAATGCCGACACCACCCAGCTCGACGGTCTGCTGCGGGCCGGGTGCGCGGACGTGCTGGTCACCGATCTGCCGTACGGCGTGGCCCACGGCAGCTACGACGACGCCGGCGGCCTCACCCGCAGTCCGCTCGACCTGCTGGAGCGGGCGGTGCCGCAGTGGCTGCCGTTGCTGCGCGAGGGCGGCGCGCTGGGCCTGTCCTGGAACACCAAGGTCGCCAAGCGCGAGCTGGCCGAGGACATCCTGCTCGCCAACGGGCTGGAGCTGGTCGCGCACGAGGAGCTGAGCCACCGGGTCGACCAGGGCATCGAGCGCGACGTCGTGGTGGCCCGCAAATCCGGGTGA
- a CDS encoding nucleotidyltransferase domain-containing protein: protein MTPDGIDLANPRWHLATRLRDVLLARWSADIRAIGVLGSMAHGDDTDSSDINLAVLTYRPGAGPRTALRRVDGILVELSVHSGDEGLRRATELTPHWPLEADRWLTVRELFDPHGCFAAQRDAHLAKLSAARPAEFSTPARRNWCIAAAAHGRAVRLAEWYETDAALVLTAEARLHAALVAGLLSRTYFRSRADAVKRTGLAGADMTELGAVLRTQAGELAARGRPVDGPLSDLFG from the coding sequence ATGACGCCGGACGGGATCGACCTGGCGAACCCCCGGTGGCACCTGGCCACCCGGCTGCGTGACGTGCTGCTGGCCCGCTGGTCGGCGGACATCCGGGCGATCGGCGTGCTCGGCTCGATGGCGCACGGCGACGACACGGACAGCAGTGACATCAATCTCGCTGTGCTGACCTACCGGCCGGGCGCTGGGCCACGGACCGCGCTGCGCCGGGTCGACGGCATCCTGGTCGAGCTCAGCGTGCACTCCGGCGACGAGGGGCTGCGCCGGGCCACCGAGCTGACCCCGCACTGGCCGCTCGAGGCCGACCGCTGGCTGACCGTGCGCGAGCTGTTCGACCCGCACGGCTGCTTCGCCGCCCAGCGCGACGCCCACCTGGCCAAGCTGTCCGCGGCCCGGCCGGCCGAGTTCAGCACGCCGGCCCGGCGCAACTGGTGCATCGCGGCGGCGGCGCACGGCCGGGCGGTGCGCCTCGCCGAGTGGTACGAGACCGATGCCGCGCTGGTGCTCACGGCCGAGGCCAGGTTGCACGCCGCGCTGGTCGCCGGGCTGCTCAGCCGCACGTATTTCCGCAGCCGCGCCGACGCGGTCAAGCGCACCGGCCTGGCCGGGGCCGACATGACCGAGCTCGGGGCGGTGCTGCGCACCCAGGCCGGTGAGCTGGCCGCCCGGGGCCGCCCGGTCGACGGCCCGCTCAGCGATCTCTTCGGCTGA
- a CDS encoding ferritin-like domain-containing protein: MSTELSAALAAEEAAIYAYGTLGVKLTSDSDQTEARAAEQAHRERRDALVLRLAALKASAAPAPAGYELPFPVTDRAGALKLAIQVEDGVAQAWRAVLPVTREGDRSTALSALTDAAVRATRWRKRAKVTPLTMAWPGRA, from the coding sequence ATGAGCACGGAACTGTCGGCGGCTCTCGCCGCGGAAGAAGCGGCCATTTACGCGTACGGCACCTTGGGGGTGAAACTGACCTCCGACAGTGACCAGACCGAGGCGCGGGCGGCCGAGCAGGCCCATCGCGAGCGGCGCGACGCGCTGGTGCTGCGTCTCGCGGCGCTGAAGGCCAGCGCGGCACCCGCACCGGCCGGCTACGAGCTGCCGTTCCCGGTCACCGACCGGGCCGGCGCGCTGAAGCTGGCGATCCAGGTGGAGGACGGCGTCGCCCAGGCGTGGCGCGCGGTGCTGCCGGTGACCCGCGAGGGTGACCGGTCGACCGCCCTGAGCGCGCTCACGGACGCCGCCGTACGCGCCACCCGGTGGCGCAAGCGGGCCAAGGTGACCCCGCTGACCATGGCATGGCCGGGACGGGCGTGA
- a CDS encoding STAS domain-containing protein, with translation MDQDGIEGIFSATTTVSGNRATVVVAGEVDMSTADRMIQAATGERTATVTLDLRGVTFFDSAAIHALIRLAERYPDGALEVLPSAQVLRVLDISGLSDQPWLTTG, from the coding sequence GTGGATCAAGACGGCATCGAGGGCATCTTCTCGGCCACCACCACGGTGTCCGGCAACCGCGCCACCGTGGTCGTGGCCGGTGAGGTCGACATGTCGACGGCCGACCGGATGATTCAGGCCGCGACCGGCGAGCGCACCGCCACGGTGACGCTGGACCTGCGCGGTGTCACGTTCTTCGACTCCGCAGCGATCCACGCGCTGATCCGGCTGGCCGAGCGCTATCCGGACGGCGCCCTCGAGGTGCTGCCGTCCGCCCAGGTCCTGCGGGTGCTGGACATCTCCGGGCTGAGCGACCAGCCCTGGCTCACGACCGGCTGA
- the rimP gene encoding ribosome maturation factor RimP: MTQRGRAGARPTNRRSGGRGHEATAEPQAPTAPRIDLVAARERVRAVIEPVVTAAGYDLEEVNLSRAGRRHLVRVLVDADGGISLDDVAVVSREISTALDAADETDGEVLAGEYQLEVGSPGVDRPLTLPRHWRRNVTRLVDVTVAGKSLTGRVISADDAGVVLDVAGKTREIGYAELGPGKVQIEFKRLDEAVFPDEDTDDDDDDFADDEDGEGEEK; the protein is encoded by the coding sequence ATGACGCAGCGTGGTCGCGCCGGTGCCCGGCCGACGAACCGCCGCTCCGGCGGCCGCGGACACGAGGCAACCGCCGAGCCCCAGGCGCCGACCGCCCCGAGGATCGACCTGGTGGCCGCCCGGGAGCGGGTCCGGGCCGTGATCGAGCCGGTCGTGACCGCCGCAGGGTACGACCTCGAAGAGGTGAACCTGTCCCGGGCCGGGCGCCGCCACCTGGTGCGCGTGCTGGTCGACGCCGACGGGGGCATCAGCCTCGACGACGTCGCCGTGGTCTCGCGGGAGATCTCCACGGCGCTGGACGCGGCCGACGAGACCGACGGCGAGGTGCTGGCCGGCGAGTATCAGCTCGAGGTGGGCTCACCCGGGGTGGACCGGCCGCTGACCCTGCCCCGGCACTGGCGGCGCAACGTCACCCGGCTGGTCGACGTCACCGTGGCCGGCAAGTCCCTGACCGGCCGGGTCATCTCGGCGGACGATGCCGGTGTGGTGCTCGACGTGGCCGGGAAGACCCGGGAGATCGGCTATGCCGAGCTCGGCCCGGGCAAGGTCCAGATCGAGTTCAAGCGACTGGACGAAGCGGTGTTCCCGGACGAGGACACCGACGATGACGACGACGATTTCGCAGACGACGAGGATGGGGAGGGCGAGGAGAAGTGA